One Sanguibacter sp. HDW7 DNA window includes the following coding sequences:
- a CDS encoding TQXA domain-containing protein — protein METSRTAPARSRTHARRHLATCASALLVGILTAAPVAVAPGAGAAPGDRATLYASGITAGTPVRLVGETVDRPTASYGLTGAPAGTSSDGYSLDASAVAPTGTTTYTEHTWADGASTGAVAAEGAVEKILTSSFPRVSATALGTAAGAGTPALTEAKARAATQAALWYVTGGPALDTTRRPDLASVTTADGTTSAPGHDPANLLPDAVTPGWTAGEPGTATLTLRINATLTPAALEITSTDGDAAAAPRVLQLLRWNTTTSTWASLGSRTLSGTGGGATSEFPGGTRTVRTWTGNWASTGYGASDTYQLKVTAKDPSRAVELGGVRLLATPEHVNDSQVVAAYRYLVAAARGATPSQSAEPAVALKGRERSAVAPGEPVGPFTVVSDLPVTLTLGGDDRATTRIVDGSGTTVAGSVEPGTQVWLVDARTVPLDATVTLTATTASVTTTNAVVRKGVTSDASARAPLSGLRTVTRSATTTFPVAWTLDAGAGTDIDLAGGATTRAFTYRYPLEASATESTVIWSDGTTSPTDLFRVSATDGSSADAYSVDLTRNRLIGENRRYTETDWVEGGNPAAHDNEAEIAWILAHSYPRVSTSTLSDRLRTADPSFGTANVRTWNAIAATQAALWHFSDDARLDTTRLGVPRTVTADSTGAGDAADLVSSDPAAGWRGTSETAALTITLPYRTRLTSYTVTTLEGGSAGSAPAVWRLQRSTTGADGTWVDVSTSSVSLSGSDRFPGGEARSRTQNLGSSATYGDGTGYRFYRLLVTATGDGSPVELGSVRFGTPVPSVNEPQVLALYEHLVAGANAAATGYLAPDPTVDVVVPAAATVAHDGRVGPFSLEGSRARVVATADGGRLGVGIIDADGRPVGPDLAAGTSFYLTPGDLAGRERYDGADVSVSLEITGTYRDRLAARALTTSDGTRETLVVLGVSSARATTSSTAAWRVAPSTTQVPTPTASPTATQVPTPTASPTATLAPSPTPTHVPEPTHTATAEPTATATPVPTATPAPAPAPATTPAGSDDPATPDPTTPADPTTTATPTTTEADALPVSGSSTTPLAVLTAALLGAGATVVLTARRRTSRTG, from the coding sequence ATGGAAACCTCGAGGACCGCCCCGGCACGCTCCCGCACACACGCACGACGGCACCTCGCCACGTGCGCGAGCGCCCTGCTCGTCGGCATCCTCACCGCCGCACCCGTCGCCGTCGCACCCGGCGCCGGCGCCGCCCCCGGCGATCGCGCCACGCTCTACGCGAGCGGCATCACGGCAGGCACGCCCGTGCGCCTCGTCGGCGAGACCGTCGACCGTCCCACCGCGAGCTATGGCCTCACCGGCGCACCGGCGGGGACCAGTTCCGACGGCTACAGCCTCGACGCGTCAGCCGTCGCACCGACCGGCACGACGACCTACACCGAGCACACGTGGGCCGACGGCGCGTCGACCGGAGCCGTCGCCGCCGAGGGTGCCGTCGAGAAGATCCTCACGTCGTCCTTCCCCCGCGTCAGCGCGACGGCCCTCGGCACCGCCGCGGGAGCCGGCACGCCCGCCCTCACCGAGGCGAAGGCTCGTGCCGCGACCCAGGCGGCCCTCTGGTACGTCACGGGCGGCCCCGCGCTCGACACGACGCGCCGCCCCGACCTCGCGAGCGTCACCACCGCGGACGGCACGACGAGCGCGCCCGGGCACGACCCCGCGAACCTCCTGCCCGATGCCGTCACCCCCGGCTGGACCGCGGGCGAGCCGGGAACCGCGACCCTCACGCTGAGGATCAACGCGACGCTCACTCCCGCCGCCCTCGAGATCACCTCGACCGACGGCGACGCCGCAGCCGCGCCCCGCGTCCTGCAGCTCCTGCGCTGGAACACGACAACCTCGACGTGGGCCTCCCTCGGTTCACGCACCCTGTCCGGCACGGGCGGCGGCGCCACGAGCGAGTTCCCCGGCGGCACCCGCACCGTCCGCACATGGACCGGGAACTGGGCCTCGACGGGCTACGGCGCGTCCGACACCTACCAGCTCAAGGTCACCGCGAAGGACCCGTCCCGAGCCGTCGAGCTCGGCGGAGTGCGGCTCCTCGCGACGCCCGAGCACGTCAACGACTCCCAGGTCGTCGCCGCCTACCGCTACCTCGTCGCTGCGGCCCGGGGCGCGACACCGTCGCAGTCCGCCGAACCGGCTGTGGCGCTCAAGGGCCGCGAGCGCTCAGCGGTCGCACCGGGTGAGCCGGTCGGCCCGTTCACAGTCGTCTCCGACCTCCCCGTGACGCTCACGCTCGGCGGCGACGACCGCGCCACTACCCGCATCGTCGACGGCTCGGGCACGACGGTCGCGGGCTCCGTCGAGCCCGGCACCCAGGTGTGGCTCGTCGACGCGCGCACCGTGCCGCTCGACGCCACGGTGACGCTCACCGCGACGACGGCGTCGGTGACGACGACGAACGCGGTCGTGCGCAAGGGAGTGACGTCCGACGCCTCCGCGCGTGCCCCGCTGAGCGGGCTGCGCACCGTGACGCGCTCGGCGACGACGACGTTCCCCGTCGCATGGACGCTCGACGCCGGCGCGGGGACCGACATCGACCTCGCCGGCGGCGCGACGACCCGCGCCTTCACGTACCGCTACCCGCTCGAGGCCTCCGCGACCGAGTCGACGGTCATCTGGTCCGACGGCACGACCTCACCGACAGATCTCTTCCGCGTCTCCGCGACCGACGGCTCGAGCGCCGACGCCTACTCGGTCGACCTCACGCGCAACCGGCTCATCGGCGAGAACCGACGGTACACAGAGACGGACTGGGTCGAGGGCGGCAACCCTGCGGCCCACGACAACGAGGCCGAGATCGCCTGGATCCTCGCCCACTCCTATCCGCGCGTGAGCACGTCGACCCTCTCCGACCGGCTGCGCACCGCCGACCCGTCCTTCGGCACCGCGAACGTCCGCACGTGGAACGCGATCGCCGCGACACAGGCGGCACTCTGGCACTTCTCCGACGACGCGCGCCTCGACACGACACGGCTCGGCGTCCCACGGACCGTCACCGCGGACTCGACGGGCGCGGGCGACGCGGCCGACCTCGTGAGCAGCGACCCCGCCGCAGGGTGGCGAGGCACGTCCGAGACCGCCGCACTGACGATCACGCTCCCCTACCGGACCCGCCTCACGAGCTACACGGTGACGACCCTCGAGGGCGGCAGCGCGGGCTCCGCGCCCGCCGTGTGGCGGCTCCAGCGCTCGACGACCGGGGCCGACGGCACCTGGGTCGACGTCTCGACCTCGAGCGTCTCGCTCAGCGGGTCCGACAGGTTCCCCGGCGGGGAGGCCCGCAGCCGCACGCAGAACCTCGGCTCGTCGGCGACCTACGGCGACGGCACGGGCTACCGCTTCTACCGGCTGCTCGTCACCGCCACGGGCGACGGCTCCCCCGTCGAGCTCGGCTCCGTGCGCTTCGGCACCCCCGTCCCCTCGGTCAACGAGCCACAGGTGCTCGCGCTCTACGAGCACCTCGTCGCGGGCGCGAACGCCGCGGCGACGGGCTACCTCGCGCCCGACCCGACCGTCGACGTCGTCGTGCCCGCCGCGGCGACGGTCGCGCACGACGGCCGCGTCGGCCCCTTCAGCCTCGAGGGCTCGCGCGCCCGTGTCGTCGCGACCGCGGACGGCGGCCGCCTCGGCGTCGGGATCATCGACGCCGACGGCAGGCCCGTCGGACCCGACCTCGCGGCCGGGACCAGCTTCTACCTCACGCCCGGAGACCTCGCGGGCAGGGAGCGCTACGACGGGGCGGACGTCTCCGTGTCGCTCGAGATCACGGGCACATACCGCGACAGGCTCGCGGCACGTGCGCTCACGACGTCCGACGGGACGCGCGAGACCCTCGTCGTCCTCGGGGTCTCGTCGGCACGCGCGACGACGAGCTCGACGGCGGCGTGGCGCGTGGCCCCGTCCACGACGCAGGTGCCGACGCCGACCGCGAGTCCCACCGCGACGCAGGTGCCGACGCCGACCGCGAGTCCCACCGCGACGCTCGCGCCGAGCCCCACCCCGACGCACGTGCCCGAGCCCACGCACACGGCCACCGCAGAGCCGACAGCGACGGCCACGCCGGTGCCGACCGCGACCCCCGCGCCCGCGCCCGCGCCCGCGACGACACCAGCCGGGTCGGACGACCCTGCCACCCCGGACCCGACCACGCCCGCAGACCCGACGACCACCGCGACTCCAACCACGACGGAGGCCGACGCGCTGCCCGTCTCGGGAAGTTCGACGACCCCGCTCGCCGTCCTCACGGCGGCACTCCTGGGAGCCGGCGCGACCGTGGTCCTCACGGCGCGGCGCCGGACGTCACGCACCGGCTGA
- the ychF gene encoding redox-regulated ATPase YchF, whose amino-acid sequence MALTIGIAGLPNVGKSTLFNALTRAQVLAANYPFATIEPNVGVVPLPDERLKVLAGIFGSERILPATVSFVDIAGIVRGASEGEGLGNKFLANIREADAICQVTRAFADPDVVHVDGKVSPKDDIETINTELVLADLQTLEKAVPRMEKEVKIKKGDATLLAAALKAQAILESGRTLFSAAASEKLDLAEIASLQLMTAKPFIYVFNTDDEGLADEAMQAELRELVAPADAIFLDAKFESELVELDEDEAAEMLAENGQDESGLDQLAQVGFHTLGLQTYLTAGPKESRAWTIRRGWTAPQAAGVIHTDFERGFIKAEVIGFEDLVEAGSVAAARSAGKARIEGKDYVMQDGDVVEFRFNV is encoded by the coding sequence GTGGCCCTCACTATCGGAATCGCCGGTCTTCCCAACGTCGGCAAGTCGACCCTGTTCAACGCTCTGACGCGCGCCCAGGTGCTCGCCGCGAACTACCCGTTCGCGACGATCGAGCCCAACGTCGGCGTCGTGCCGCTGCCGGACGAGCGCCTCAAGGTGCTCGCGGGCATCTTCGGCTCCGAGCGCATCCTGCCCGCGACCGTGTCGTTCGTCGACATCGCCGGCATCGTGCGCGGAGCGTCCGAGGGCGAGGGCCTCGGCAACAAGTTCCTCGCGAACATCCGTGAGGCCGACGCGATCTGCCAGGTGACCCGCGCGTTCGCGGACCCCGACGTCGTGCACGTCGACGGCAAGGTCTCTCCCAAGGACGACATCGAGACGATCAACACCGAGCTCGTGCTCGCGGACCTCCAGACCCTCGAGAAGGCGGTCCCGCGCATGGAGAAGGAGGTGAAGATCAAGAAGGGCGATGCGACGCTCCTCGCCGCCGCGCTCAAGGCGCAGGCCATCCTCGAGTCTGGTCGCACCCTCTTCTCCGCTGCCGCGTCCGAGAAGCTCGACCTCGCCGAGATCGCCTCGCTGCAGCTCATGACGGCCAAGCCGTTCATCTACGTCTTCAACACCGACGACGAGGGCCTCGCCGACGAGGCCATGCAGGCCGAGCTCCGCGAGCTCGTCGCGCCCGCCGACGCGATCTTCCTCGACGCGAAGTTCGAGTCCGAGCTCGTCGAGCTCGACGAGGACGAGGCCGCCGAGATGCTCGCCGAGAACGGCCAGGACGAGTCCGGCCTCGACCAGCTCGCGCAGGTCGGTTTCCACACCCTCGGCCTGCAGACGTACCTCACGGCCGGCCCCAAGGAGTCGCGCGCCTGGACGATCCGTCGGGGCTGGACCGCCCCGCAGGCCGCGGGCGTCATCCACACCGACTTCGAGCGCGGCTTCATCAAGGCCGAGGTCATCGGCTTCGAGGACCTCGTCGAGGCCGGGTCCGTCGCTGCTGCCCGGTCCGCGGGCAAGGCGCGGATCGAGGGCAAGGACTACGTCATGCAGGACGGCGACGTGGTGGAGTTCCGGTTCAACGTCTGA
- a CDS encoding VOC family protein: MSLFITCPVESVECATAFYTSLGWTLNPEMSGPGAACFAIAPEQYVMLGSREMYASVGGTEALVGGSGTPSKVTVSFDLDSREAVDALVERAAAAGGRVGDTDDYPFMYQRQFDDLDGYHYSPFWMKPDAAAQG; encoded by the coding sequence ATGAGCCTCTTCATCACCTGCCCCGTCGAGAGCGTCGAATGCGCGACCGCCTTCTACACGTCCCTCGGCTGGACGCTCAACCCTGAGATGTCCGGACCGGGTGCGGCGTGCTTCGCGATCGCCCCCGAGCAGTACGTCATGCTCGGCAGCCGCGAGATGTACGCGAGCGTCGGCGGCACCGAGGCCCTCGTCGGCGGGTCGGGCACGCCCTCGAAGGTCACCGTCTCGTTCGACCTGGACAGCCGCGAGGCGGTAGATGCGCTCGTCGAGCGCGCCGCCGCGGCGGGCGGGCGGGTCGGCGACACCGACGACTACCCGTTCATGTATCAGCGCCAGTTCGACGATCTCGACGGCTATCACTACTCGCCGTTCTGGATGAAGCCGGACGCCGCAGCGCAGGGGTGA
- a CDS encoding GNAT family N-acetyltransferase translates to MNTSHVIKPLTTETFPAWLALANKHNGVWGGCYCSYFHGDTELTTKQECDGPTFKQRLVAEGVAHAALVLDGDDAIAWCEYGSPLELPNIYHRKQYDAGETRPAPWRITCFFVDRDHRRSGVAREALDGALGLIAQAGGGEAVSFPNELVPGKRTSSSFLHYGTRTMFEKAGFTFERHIGKSKTVMRKMIEPAGG, encoded by the coding sequence GTGAACACATCGCACGTCATCAAGCCGCTCACCACCGAGACCTTCCCGGCCTGGCTCGCCCTCGCGAACAAGCACAACGGGGTGTGGGGCGGTTGCTACTGCTCCTACTTCCATGGGGACACCGAGCTCACGACCAAGCAGGAGTGCGACGGGCCGACCTTCAAGCAGCGCCTCGTCGCCGAGGGAGTCGCCCACGCCGCGCTCGTCCTCGACGGCGACGACGCGATCGCCTGGTGCGAGTACGGCAGCCCGCTCGAGCTGCCGAACATCTATCACCGCAAGCAGTACGACGCCGGAGAGACCCGGCCAGCGCCGTGGCGCATCACCTGCTTCTTCGTCGACCGCGACCACCGACGCTCAGGGGTGGCCCGAGAGGCACTGGACGGTGCGCTCGGTCTCATCGCGCAGGCAGGCGGCGGCGAGGCCGTCTCGTTCCCCAACGAGCTGGTCCCGGGCAAGCGGACGTCGTCCTCGTTCCTGCACTACGGCACGCGGACGATGTTCGAGAAGGCCGGGTTCACGTTCGAGCGCCATATCGGGAAGAGCAAGACCGTGATGCGCAAGATGATCGAACCTGCCGGCGGCTGA